Proteins from a single region of Streptomyces sp. HUAS 15-9:
- a CDS encoding MarR family winged helix-turn-helix transcriptional regulator translates to MADRDYGLEAWRAMLLAHNAALRAIESDVQRDGRVPLTWYDVLLELKAAGEEGLRMQEVANRVVLSRTRVSRLVDDMVRAGLVRKMPDPHDRRVSWAAITDEGAAALRATAPVYLRSIHRHFSAHLTDDDAQVVAQALHKVAQRDDGVECV, encoded by the coding sequence ATGGCTGACCGGGACTACGGACTAGAGGCATGGCGGGCGATGCTGCTCGCCCACAACGCCGCCCTGCGCGCGATCGAGAGCGACGTCCAGCGCGACGGCCGCGTCCCCCTCACGTGGTACGACGTACTGCTCGAGCTCAAGGCCGCCGGCGAGGAGGGCCTGCGCATGCAGGAAGTCGCCAACCGCGTCGTCCTCAGCCGCACCCGGGTCAGCCGCCTGGTCGACGACATGGTGCGCGCCGGGCTGGTGCGCAAGATGCCCGATCCGCACGACCGCCGGGTGTCCTGGGCGGCCATCACCGACGAGGGCGCCGCCGCGCTGCGTGCCACCGCGCCGGTGTACCTGCGCAGCATCCACCGCCACTTCTCGGCGCACCTGACCGACGACGACGCCCAGGTCGTCGCCCAGGCGCTGCACAAGGTCGCGCAGCGGGACGACGGCGTGGAGTGCGTCTGA
- the htpX gene encoding zinc metalloprotease HtpX, with protein MQSRFRSDRRLTARMGVTLFLLGLLYVGFVAALIVLLKSWVLVVVVAAGMLVAQYWFSDRVALYAMHGRVVEREEYPDLHGVVDRLCAQADMPKPVVAVSGMDLPNAFATGRNPDHAVVCVTTGLLRRLEPAELEGVLAHELSHVAHKDVAVITVASFLGVLAGLIVRFAFYSSLFRGRRDQNTVAVLGIVMGVSMVVYAISFLLIRALSRYRELAADRAAAHLTGRPSALASALTKVSGDIARIPTEDLRTAQAFNAFFFTPALGAEPGLAKLFSTHPSLEQRLEQLGRISAELGEAATPGKAG; from the coding sequence ATGCAGAGCCGCTTCCGGAGCGATCGGCGGTTGACCGCGCGCATGGGGGTCACGCTGTTCCTGCTCGGGTTGTTGTACGTGGGGTTCGTCGCCGCGTTGATCGTGCTGCTGAAGTCCTGGGTGCTGGTCGTGGTGGTCGCGGCGGGGATGCTCGTCGCGCAGTACTGGTTCTCCGACCGGGTCGCGCTGTACGCGATGCACGGCCGGGTCGTGGAGCGGGAGGAGTACCCCGATCTGCACGGGGTGGTCGACCGGCTGTGCGCCCAGGCGGACATGCCCAAGCCGGTGGTCGCCGTGTCGGGCATGGATCTGCCGAACGCGTTCGCGACCGGACGGAACCCGGACCATGCCGTCGTCTGTGTGACGACGGGTCTGCTGCGCCGGCTGGAGCCCGCCGAGCTGGAGGGCGTGCTGGCGCACGAGCTGTCGCACGTCGCGCACAAGGACGTCGCCGTGATCACGGTCGCGTCCTTCCTGGGCGTACTGGCGGGCCTGATCGTCCGGTTCGCCTTCTACTCGTCGCTGTTCCGCGGCCGCAGGGACCAGAACACCGTCGCCGTCCTCGGGATCGTGATGGGCGTCTCGATGGTCGTGTACGCGATCAGCTTCCTGCTGATCCGGGCCCTGTCCCGGTACCGGGAGCTGGCGGCGGACCGGGCGGCCGCCCATCTCACCGGACGCCCCTCGGCGCTGGCCTCCGCGCTCACCAAGGTCTCCGGCGACATCGCCCGCATCCCCACCGAGGACCTGCGCACGGCCCAGGCCTTCAACGCCTTCTTCTTCACCCCGGCGCTGGGCGCGGAGCCCGGTCTGGCGAAGCTCTTCTCGACCCACCCCAGCCTGGAGCAGCGGCTGGAGCAACTGGGGCGGATCTCCGCCGAACTGGGTGAGGCGGCGACACCGGGGAAGGCGGGCTGA
- the pspAB gene encoding PspA-associated protein PspAB encodes MGLLDILLGRTKPVAPDLDQLFALPSAAITLEAAAGFTPTGGGAVCFATVEGAAFEQTHREVQALLDADADRKGPPVELRQDDYGYSWLVSQRTPDQLPQLVNDLHAVNSSMEVNGFGPQLLCSLAGFRDDSGRSLALVYLYKRGTFYPFAPRPGGAERRDNALELQIKAALANDLRIEQDLSRWFPVWGAPGL; translated from the coding sequence ATGGGGCTGCTGGACATCCTGCTGGGCCGTACGAAGCCCGTCGCACCCGATCTCGACCAGTTGTTCGCGCTGCCCTCGGCGGCCATCACACTGGAGGCCGCGGCCGGGTTCACCCCCACCGGAGGCGGCGCGGTGTGCTTCGCCACGGTGGAGGGCGCGGCCTTCGAGCAGACCCACCGGGAGGTCCAGGCGCTCCTCGACGCGGACGCCGACCGCAAAGGGCCCCCGGTGGAACTGCGCCAGGACGACTACGGCTACTCCTGGCTGGTCTCGCAGCGCACGCCCGACCAGCTCCCGCAGCTGGTCAACGATCTGCACGCGGTGAACAGTTCGATGGAGGTCAACGGCTTCGGGCCGCAGCTGCTGTGCTCGCTGGCCGGGTTCCGGGACGACTCCGGCCGCAGCCTGGCTCTCGTCTACCTCTACAAGCGGGGCACGTTCTACCCCTTCGCACCGCGGCCCGGCGGGGCCGAGCGGCGCGACAACGCGCTGGAACTCCAGATCAAGGCGGCCCTCGCGAACGATCTGCGGATCGAGCAGGACCTGAGCCGCTGGTTCCCGGTGTGGGGAGCCCCCGGTCTGTGA
- a CDS encoding DUF2252 domain-containing protein, translated as MTTPTERAQRGKATRKRVPRSSHALWLPPVDRPDPVAVLQRQGRDRLPELLPVRYGRMATSPFSFLRGAAAVMAADLASQPNTGLGVQLCGDAHLLNFGVYASPERVLLFDLNDFDETFPGPFEWDVKRLAASVAVAGRENGFPEPKVRGAVLAAAAAYRGSMRRLASLGELAVWYERIEADSVPTIARSARRRSRVESTLTRARRRTSLQALGKLTETVDGQPRIIQVPPLLEPAGAPDMASLRKIFSDYRSTLAEERRVLLDRYRFVDAARKVVGVGSVGTRCFIVLLLGRNGDDPLFLQIKEATKSVLEDHLPSGPYVHPGHRVVAGQRLLQAAGDIFLGWMTGPQGRAYYWRQLRDMKGSADVAGITPAGLVEYAGLCGTALARAHARSGDRIAIAGYLGITDVFDRAVADFAQTYADQTTADHTALTTAITAGVVQATPGV; from the coding sequence ATGACCACCCCCACCGAACGCGCCCAGCGCGGCAAGGCCACCCGCAAGCGCGTCCCCCGCTCCTCCCACGCCCTGTGGCTGCCGCCCGTCGACCGGCCCGACCCGGTCGCCGTACTGCAACGGCAGGGGCGGGACCGGCTGCCCGAGCTGCTGCCGGTCCGGTACGGGCGGATGGCGACCTCGCCGTTCTCCTTCCTGCGCGGCGCGGCCGCCGTCATGGCCGCCGATCTCGCCTCGCAGCCCAACACCGGGCTCGGCGTGCAGCTGTGCGGCGACGCCCATCTGCTCAACTTCGGTGTCTACGCCTCCCCGGAGCGGGTGCTGCTGTTCGACCTGAACGACTTCGACGAGACCTTCCCCGGGCCCTTCGAGTGGGACGTCAAGCGGCTCGCGGCGAGCGTGGCGGTGGCCGGCCGGGAGAACGGGTTCCCCGAGCCGAAGGTCCGCGGGGCGGTCCTGGCCGCCGCGGCCGCCTACCGCGGGTCCATGCGGCGGCTCGCCTCGCTCGGTGAACTCGCGGTCTGGTACGAGCGCATAGAGGCCGACAGCGTGCCGACGATCGCCCGCTCCGCCCGCCGCCGCAGCCGCGTCGAGTCCACGCTCACCCGCGCCCGCCGCCGGACCAGCCTGCAGGCCCTCGGCAAGCTGACCGAGACGGTCGACGGACAGCCGCGGATCATCCAGGTCCCGCCGCTCCTCGAACCGGCCGGCGCCCCCGACATGGCCTCCCTGCGCAAGATCTTCAGCGACTACCGCTCCACCCTCGCCGAGGAACGCCGCGTCCTCCTCGACCGCTACCGCTTCGTCGACGCCGCCCGCAAGGTCGTGGGCGTCGGCAGCGTCGGCACCCGCTGCTTCATCGTGCTCCTCCTCGGACGCAACGGCGACGACCCCCTGTTCCTGCAGATCAAGGAGGCCACCAAGTCCGTACTGGAGGACCATCTGCCCAGCGGGCCGTACGTCCATCCGGGACACCGTGTGGTGGCGGGGCAGCGGCTGCTCCAGGCCGCCGGCGACATCTTCCTCGGCTGGATGACCGGGCCGCAGGGCCGCGCCTACTACTGGCGTCAGCTGCGCGACATGAAGGGCTCGGCCGACGTCGCCGGGATCACTCCGGCCGGGCTCGTCGAGTACGCGGGACTGTGCGGCACCGCCCTGGCCCGCGCCCACGCCCGCTCCGGCGACCGCATCGCCATCGCCGGCTACCTCGGCATCACCGACGTCTTCGACCGCGCGGTCGCCGACTTCGCGCAGACCTACGCCGACCAGACCACCGCCGACCACACGGCCCTCACCACCGCCATCACGGCGGGCGTGGTCCAGGCGACGCCGGGGGTCTGA